From Rhodanobacteraceae bacterium, the proteins below share one genomic window:
- a CDS encoding Nitrilotriacetate monooxygenase component B, which yields MTNAADQARSIDPVLFRRVMGRFATGVTVVSFTRAGHPAGMTVNSFLSVSMEPPLILISVRKASSFVEHVRVGSRCGINILSEQQRKLGPHFANRPEPDTEARFHDQAGTPLLDGSLAEIVARVVDIHPAGDHLLFIAEIEHLAHGPEAQPLIFFSGRYKQIHAHDPIVQWNAVDGW from the coding sequence ATGACCAATGCCGCCGATCAAGCTCGCTCGATCGATCCCGTCCTGTTCCGGCGGGTGATGGGCCGCTTTGCGACCGGGGTGACGGTGGTGAGCTTCACGCGCGCCGGCCACCCGGCCGGCATGACGGTGAATTCGTTCCTTTCGGTTTCGATGGAACCGCCGCTGATCCTGATCTCGGTGCGCAAGGCATCCAGTTTCGTCGAGCATGTGCGCGTCGGCAGCCGCTGCGGCATCAACATCCTGTCCGAACAGCAGCGCAAGCTGGGCCCGCATTTCGCCAATCGTCCCGAGCCGGACACCGAAGCACGTTTCCATGATCAGGCGGGTACGCCGCTGCTGGACGGCAGCCTCGCTGAAATCGTCGCGCGTGTGGTGGACATCCATCCGGCCGGTGACCATTTGCTGTTCATCGCGGAAATCGAGCATCTTGCCCACGGCCCGGAAGCGCAACCGCTGATCTTCTTCTCCGGCCGCTACAAGCAAATCCATGCGCACGATCCGATCGTGCAGTGGAACGCCGTGGACGGCTGGTGA
- a CDS encoding Beta-mannosidase yields the protein MTRVRRVEVNRRTALASGWEVAAAPAGTPREAIGSLDWLPAPVPGTAAGALRAAGRWDFLQPRAFDVEDWWWRVRFCAEAGAAVLGFDGLATLAEVWLDGAIVLTSDNMFRSHEVPVILRGEHEIVIRCRALAPELATRRPRPRWRVPMLEQQQLRWFRTTLLGRTPGWSPPCPAVGPWRGVWLETRALEIGPVRLDPRVENGHGSVAIAAELDPRIEAAVLVIERDGQRATAPLAPDGGCWRGRADIERPALWWPHTHGEPALYRASLEVRRAGGVAMAELGTFGFRTIGIDRGAGDDFRVVVNGVPVFCRGACWTPLDPVTLSATSAEYGVAIAQARQAGMNMLRVGGSMVYEDDAFYDALDEAGILLWQDLMFANMDYPDDERSVADAFAEVDQQLERLHSHACLAVLCGNSEVEQQAAMSGAPRERWSPPLFHQAIAERAHALGVSYVPSSATGGAFPHAADAGPTSYYGVGAYLRDFDDARASRLRFASECLAFANIPQDSGLPQASTRAHHALWKARSPRDLGAGWDFDDVRDHYVQRLFGVDPAALRSVDHERYLALGRAATGEAMSRCFAEWRRVDSPTRGALIWFLRDLWPGAGWGVVDANGDPKSCWYALKRALSPVSIAITDEGANGLALHVCNDPATPLDARIEIDLYRNGEIPVGHAQTDVHVPVHGAVTLAAASLFDEWLDLSYAYRFGPPLAEVIHVKLSAGEALLSDAFWFPAGQSTHREPDIGLSVEASPGEDGDVLLRIGTRRFAQSVSIETPGFVPADNGFHLAPGQRREVLLSRRPATSRAAARGNISALNALVNLGFALP from the coding sequence ATGACTCGCGTGCGGCGCGTCGAGGTCAATCGACGCACCGCGCTTGCAAGCGGATGGGAAGTCGCGGCTGCGCCCGCGGGTACGCCGCGCGAGGCCATCGGCTCGCTCGACTGGTTGCCGGCACCCGTGCCCGGTACTGCGGCGGGTGCCCTGCGTGCCGCGGGTCGCTGGGATTTTTTGCAACCACGCGCTTTCGACGTCGAGGACTGGTGGTGGCGTGTGCGATTCTGCGCCGAGGCGGGGGCGGCCGTGCTCGGTTTCGACGGGCTCGCCACGCTCGCGGAAGTCTGGCTCGACGGGGCCATCGTCCTGACCAGCGACAACATGTTTCGCAGTCATGAGGTGCCCGTCATCCTGCGCGGCGAACATGAGATCGTGATCCGCTGCCGCGCGCTGGCACCGGAACTTGCGACGCGCCGACCACGGCCACGCTGGCGCGTGCCGATGCTCGAACAGCAGCAATTGCGCTGGTTCCGCACCACCTTGCTGGGCCGTACCCCCGGTTGGTCGCCGCCCTGCCCGGCGGTGGGCCCGTGGCGCGGCGTGTGGCTGGAAACGCGTGCACTCGAGATCGGGCCGGTGCGACTCGATCCCCGGGTGGAAAACGGACACGGCAGCGTCGCGATCGCCGCGGAGCTCGATCCACGGATCGAAGCCGCGGTGCTCGTGATCGAACGCGATGGCCAGCGCGCCACGGCACCGTTGGCGCCGGATGGCGGCTGCTGGCGGGGGCGCGCGGACATCGAGCGTCCCGCGCTGTGGTGGCCGCACACGCATGGCGAACCGGCGCTGTACCGCGCGTCGCTGGAAGTGCGCCGTGCGGGCGGGGTGGCGATGGCCGAGTTGGGCACCTTCGGCTTCCGGACGATCGGGATCGATCGCGGCGCGGGTGACGATTTCCGCGTCGTCGTCAACGGCGTGCCCGTTTTCTGCCGCGGCGCGTGCTGGACGCCGCTCGATCCGGTCACGCTCTCCGCGACGTCCGCCGAATATGGCGTCGCAATCGCGCAAGCGCGGCAAGCGGGCATGAACATGCTGCGCGTCGGCGGCAGCATGGTGTATGAGGACGACGCGTTTTACGACGCGCTGGACGAGGCCGGCATCCTGCTCTGGCAGGATCTCATGTTCGCCAACATGGATTATCCCGACGACGAGCGCTCGGTCGCCGATGCGTTCGCGGAAGTCGACCAGCAACTCGAGCGTTTGCATTCGCACGCCTGCCTCGCCGTGCTGTGCGGCAACAGCGAGGTCGAGCAACAAGCGGCCATGAGTGGTGCACCGCGCGAACGCTGGTCGCCGCCACTGTTCCACCAAGCAATTGCGGAACGCGCGCATGCGCTCGGCGTTTCGTATGTTCCGTCCAGCGCCACCGGTGGTGCATTCCCGCACGCCGCCGATGCGGGCCCGACCTCGTACTACGGCGTCGGCGCCTACCTGCGCGACTTCGACGACGCGCGTGCGAGCCGCTTGCGCTTTGCATCCGAGTGCCTCGCCTTCGCCAACATTCCGCAAGATTCCGGTTTGCCGCAGGCGTCGACGCGTGCCCACCACGCGCTGTGGAAGGCGCGCTCGCCAAGGGATCTCGGCGCCGGCTGGGATTTCGACGACGTGCGCGATCATTACGTGCAGCGGTTGTTCGGCGTCGATCCGGCCGCCCTGCGCAGCGTCGACCACGAGCGCTACCTCGCACTGGGCCGCGCCGCGACCGGCGAAGCCATGTCGCGTTGCTTCGCCGAATGGCGGCGCGTGGATTCGCCCACGCGCGGCGCGTTGATCTGGTTCCTGCGCGATCTCTGGCCCGGCGCGGGCTGGGGCGTCGTCGATGCGAACGGCGATCCGAAATCCTGCTGGTATGCGCTGAAGCGCGCCTTGTCTCCCGTTTCGATCGCGATCACCGACGAAGGCGCCAACGGCCTCGCGTTGCACGTTTGCAACGACCCGGCCACGCCACTCGACGCACGCATCGAAATCGACTTGTACCGCAACGGTGAAATACCGGTGGGACATGCGCAAACCGACGTGCACGTGCCTGTGCACGGCGCCGTCACGCTGGCCGCGGCGTCGCTGTTCGACGAGTGGCTGGATCTTTCGTATGCCTACCGGTTCGGTCCGCCGTTGGCCGAGGTGATCCACGTGAAGCTGTCCGCGGGCGAGGCATTGCTCTCCGACGCATTCTGGTTTCCGGCTGGCCAGTCCACGCATCGCGAGCCCGACATCGGGCTCTCGGTCGAAGCATCGCCCGGCGAGGACGGCGACGTGCTGCTGCGGATCGGCACGCGCCGTTTCGCGCAATCGGTCTCCATCGAAACGCCGGGTTTCGTGCCTGCGGACAACGGGTTCCACCTTGCACCGGGACAACGCCGCGAGGTGTTGCTGTCGAGAAGGCCGGCGACATCCCGGGCCGCTGCCCGCGGCAACATTTCCGCGCTCAACGCCCTCGTCAATTTGGGCTTCGCCTTGCCATGA
- a CDS encoding Acyl carrier protein, producing the protein MGNESRIRAILKEHGRLAKDVDTLDDHADLYQAGMTSHASVNVMLALEGEFDVEFPDEMLKRASFESIAAIANVVDSLTAASA; encoded by the coding sequence GTGGGCAACGAGAGCAGGATCCGCGCGATTTTGAAGGAACACGGCCGGTTGGCCAAAGATGTCGACACGTTGGACGACCATGCCGACCTGTACCAGGCAGGCATGACATCGCACGCATCGGTCAACGTGATGCTGGCCCTGGAAGGCGAATTCGACGTGGAATTCCCCGATGAGATGCTGAAACGCGCCAGCTTCGAATCGATCGCTGCCATCGCGAACGTGGTGGACAGCCTGACGGCCGCCAGCGCATGA
- a CDS encoding Archaeal seryl-tRNA synthetase-related sequence, with translation MPATAYDTDKFFRGLVDAGLIIPVGVPGIFGRNHVFEDVLDRFNRLVTDLAKDDGAEYFVYPPAIDRKVLEKVDYMDSFPDLAGTVFSFKGKELTARQLSEAIHNGESWEQYQSMTDVVLNPAACYPVYPSFTGTVPREGKLVTMFNWVFRNEPSQEPTRMQSFRVREFVRCGTPDQVLEWRDMWLQRGLRLLQSLQLPANAEVASDPFFGKGGKMLAASQRQQKLKFEVTAPVISEEKPTALCSFNFHQEHFGEAFHIRTEDGEVANTACLGFGLERVVMALFQAHGFDPEKWPSDVHGKLWV, from the coding sequence ATGCCTGCCACCGCTTACGACACCGATAAATTCTTCCGTGGCCTGGTCGATGCGGGCCTGATCATCCCGGTTGGCGTACCGGGCATCTTCGGCCGCAACCATGTGTTCGAGGACGTGCTGGATCGCTTCAACCGGCTGGTCACCGACCTCGCGAAGGACGACGGCGCGGAATACTTCGTGTATCCGCCCGCGATCGACCGCAAGGTGCTGGAAAAAGTCGACTACATGGACAGCTTCCCGGACCTCGCCGGCACGGTTTTCAGTTTCAAAGGCAAGGAACTCACCGCGCGGCAACTCTCCGAGGCCATCCACAACGGCGAGAGCTGGGAGCAGTACCAGAGCATGACCGACGTGGTGTTGAATCCCGCCGCGTGCTATCCGGTCTACCCCAGCTTCACCGGCACCGTGCCGCGGGAAGGCAAGCTGGTGACGATGTTCAACTGGGTGTTCCGCAACGAGCCGTCGCAGGAACCGACCCGCATGCAATCGTTCCGCGTGCGCGAGTTCGTGCGCTGCGGCACGCCGGACCAGGTGCTCGAATGGCGCGACATGTGGCTGCAGCGCGGCCTGCGCCTGCTGCAATCGCTGCAGCTTCCCGCGAACGCCGAAGTCGCGTCAGATCCCTTCTTCGGCAAGGGCGGCAAGATGCTGGCCGCTTCGCAGCGCCAGCAGAAATTGAAATTCGAGGTCACCGCGCCGGTGATCTCGGAGGAAAAACCGACGGCGCTGTGTTCCTTCAATTTCCACCAGGAACACTTCGGCGAAGCGTTCCACATCCGCACCGAGGACGGCGAGGTCGCCAACACCGCTTGCCTCGGCTTCGGGCTGGAGCGCGTGGTGATGGCCTTGTTCCAGGCGCACGGCTTCGACCCGGAGAAGTGGCCGTCGGACGTGCACGGCAAACTCTGGGTCTGA
- a CDS encoding Acyl-CoA dehydrogenase: MNRTASNRNGDLVAHTAAIATEVAARHAADVDRDARFPSECFAALREARLLSAAVPQEFGGQGAGMLELGNQCATLAQGCSSSGMVLAMHHIQVACIARHGSGSPYFQKYLRENLADRQELIASITSENGTFGETRASICAVEVDGDKMKLDKDATTVSYGAHADAQLVTCRRAADAANSDQVLVLFPKGTYTLEQTGTWDTLGMRGTCSPGAKFSGHGKAEQIVPGSFADSSAQTMVPYSHILWSALWTGIATDALGRAAACVRGAARRKPGSVPPNAADLARAYVDLQTMRNNWQACAMEFDAMTAADDAAARETLGSMNWALKMNQLKMACSEMAPRLCHAALQIIGILGYKNDTPFSVGRHYRDVLSAALMVSNGRIAGKSASMLLVVKEV, from the coding sequence ATGAACAGAACCGCCAGCAACCGCAATGGCGATCTGGTCGCGCACACCGCTGCGATCGCAACCGAAGTCGCAGCCAGGCATGCCGCCGATGTCGACCGTGATGCGCGGTTTCCCTCCGAATGTTTCGCGGCCCTGCGCGAAGCGCGTTTGCTCTCGGCCGCGGTGCCGCAGGAATTCGGCGGGCAGGGCGCCGGGATGCTGGAACTCGGCAACCAATGCGCGACGCTCGCGCAAGGTTGCAGTTCTTCGGGCATGGTATTGGCGATGCACCACATCCAGGTGGCCTGCATCGCGCGGCACGGATCGGGTTCGCCGTATTTCCAGAAGTATCTGCGCGAGAATCTGGCCGACAGGCAGGAACTGATCGCCTCGATCACGTCCGAAAACGGCACCTTCGGCGAGACCCGCGCCAGCATCTGCGCGGTGGAAGTCGACGGCGACAAGATGAAGCTGGACAAGGACGCCACCACGGTGTCCTACGGCGCGCACGCCGACGCGCAACTGGTGACCTGCCGGCGCGCGGCCGATGCCGCCAACAGCGACCAGGTGCTGGTGTTGTTTCCCAAGGGTACGTACACCTTGGAACAAACCGGCACGTGGGACACCCTGGGCATGCGCGGCACCTGCAGTCCCGGCGCGAAGTTTTCCGGTCACGGCAAGGCCGAGCAGATCGTGCCGGGTTCGTTCGCCGATTCCTCGGCGCAAACCATGGTTCCGTATTCGCACATCCTGTGGTCGGCGTTGTGGACCGGCATCGCGACCGACGCGCTCGGACGCGCGGCCGCTTGCGTGCGTGGCGCTGCGCGGCGCAAACCCGGCAGCGTGCCGCCCAACGCGGCCGATCTCGCGCGCGCCTATGTCGACCTGCAGACGATGCGCAACAATTGGCAGGCCTGCGCGATGGAATTCGACGCGATGACGGCCGCCGACGATGCGGCGGCGCGCGAGACGCTGGGCTCGATGAACTGGGCGCTCAAGATGAACCAGTTGAAGATGGCCTGCTCGGAAATGGCGCCACGGCTGTGCCATGCGGCGCTGCAGATCATCGGCATCCTCGGCTACAAGAACGACACGCCTTTCAGCGTGGGGCGCCACTACCGCGACGTGCTGTCCGCCGCGCTGATGGTGTCCAACGGCCGCATCGCGGGCAAGAGCGCCTCGATGCTGCTGGTGGTCAAGGAGGTCTGA
- a CDS encoding Beta-1,3-glucosyltransferase, translating into MSDVPHVSVVVAAYNAAATIEEALASVAAQTYRDFELIVVDDGSTDATPDLLARHASMWPWMTWFRQENSGVATARNRAIERARGDLIAFQDADDIWLPEKLAEQVPLLDRTPTTDLVFADSTFFPPDPASPGTLFQQKPPQRGRVLQKLLMGCFVLMGTVVVRKSAISDVGGFVDGQTPFSDVDLILRLSEQHDFDYVDKVLMRWRIRPESLSHRDPLANQIRDLEMFDHWVARRPDLFPPDAPEVKDHRAKVYARMGRTLLSRRDWKGSRRAYRRAIALGERGRDVLVRAAAAHVPALAMLFWFAKDLG; encoded by the coding sequence ATGAGCGATGTTCCGCATGTGTCGGTTGTTGTCGCCGCCTACAACGCGGCCGCCACGATTGAAGAGGCATTGGCCAGCGTGGCCGCGCAGACTTATCGCGACTTCGAATTGATCGTCGTGGATGACGGCTCCACGGACGCCACGCCGGATTTGCTTGCACGGCATGCGTCGATGTGGCCCTGGATGACATGGTTCCGGCAGGAAAACTCCGGCGTCGCGACCGCCCGCAATCGCGCGATCGAGCGGGCACGCGGGGATCTCATCGCCTTTCAGGACGCCGACGACATCTGGTTGCCGGAAAAGCTTGCCGAACAGGTGCCACTGCTCGATCGAACCCCGACCACCGACCTGGTATTTGCAGACAGCACGTTCTTTCCTCCCGATCCGGCGTCGCCGGGCACCCTTTTCCAGCAAAAACCGCCGCAGAGGGGCCGTGTCCTGCAGAAGCTGCTGATGGGATGCTTCGTGCTGATGGGCACCGTCGTGGTGCGCAAGTCCGCCATATCGGATGTCGGGGGATTTGTCGATGGACAAACCCCGTTTTCGGACGTCGACCTGATCCTGCGCTTGTCCGAACAGCATGACTTCGATTACGTGGACAAGGTTCTGATGCGTTGGCGCATTCGTCCCGAAAGCTTGTCGCATCGTGATCCGCTGGCAAACCAGATCCGCGATCTCGAGATGTTCGACCATTGGGTCGCGCGCCGCCCCGATCTGTTCCCTCCCGACGCCCCGGAAGTCAAAGATCACCGTGCCAAGGTGTACGCGCGGATGGGCCGCACCCTGCTTTCTCGCCGCGACTGGAAGGGTTCGCGGCGCGCCTATCGGCGCGCGATCGCGCTGGGCGAACGAGGACGCGACGTACTCGTGCGCGCCGCTGCCGCGCACGTCCCGGCGCTGGCGATGTTGTTCTGGTTTGCCAAGGACCTGGGGTGA